The DNA window AATTGCAATTATTGACCATATAATTCCATTGAATTCAAAAGGTACATGGATATGCAGAAATTAGATAAACGGTTAAAAGAGATTTCTGGAGGAAAGGTACTCGATGTTGCAACCGGTGTGGGTCAGTTTATTGCAGCGCTAATGCCTGCCCTGAAAAATTATGACAGCTTTGTCGGCATTGACACACACGATAAAGCCCTAACTGTAGCGAAAACAAAATTTGAAAACAAACCTGTTGAGTTCATGAAAATGGATGCAACACAAATGGATTTCAAGGATGAGTATTTCGATACTGTTGCCATTCAATTCTCACTCCATCATATGAAAAATTTGGGTAAGGTGCTGAAAGAGATGCTTCGCGTCCTGAAATCCGGTGGTAACTTCCTGGTAAGCGAAATGTATGTGGATGGTCAACAATCCGAAGCTCAGCAATCACATATTAAAATACACCACTTGAGTGCTGAACTGGATATGGCACAGGGAGATTTTCATGATTATACCTTTACCCGGGATAAAATCAGAAAGATCATGTATGGTCTGAACCTCTCCTCCCTGGAAGAATATGA is part of the Candidatus Cloacimonadota bacterium genome and encodes:
- a CDS encoding class I SAM-dependent methyltransferase, whose protein sequence is MDMQKLDKRLKEISGGKVLDVATGVGQFIAALMPALKNYDSFVGIDTHDKALTVAKTKFENKPVEFMKMDATQMDFKDEYFDTVAIQFSLHHMKNLGKVLKEMLRVLKSGGNFLVSEMYVDGQQSEAQQSHIKIHHLSAELDMAQGDFHDYTFTRDKIRKIMYGLNLSSLEEYDVSYLMENPKHEELITTMKDRIGQAMKRHKDLPDFSRFQTKFDDFFSWLDEHGYAPASSLFFIGRK